One genomic window of Cannabis sativa cultivar Pink pepper isolate KNU-18-1 chromosome 2, ASM2916894v1, whole genome shotgun sequence includes the following:
- the LOC115725229 gene encoding putative U-box domain-containing protein 42 isoform X1, translated as MEEKEESGNKELAKSPIEMEKIKSELLKEAVELSRITAGEAQSSPIGKVRSAISTELANFKREKEEADFRKERAEVFSLVRLLSSSLELTQLGSMKQYEQRVQAIERYNSREEYILPLNAFLCCINGTVMTNPVSLCTGTTCERAAIADWFESGKRTDPHTKILTLTYKLLNPPLS; from the exons ATGGAAGAGAAAGAGGAGAG TGGTAATAAGGAATTGGCGAAGAGCCCAATCGAGATGGAAAAGATCAAGTCGGAGTTGTTGAAGGAAGCGGTGGAATTGAGCAGAATCACTGCTGGGGAAGCTCAATCGAGCCCAATTGGTAAA GTAAGGTCAGCTATAAGCACAGAGCTTGCAAATTTCAAAAGAGAAAAGGAGGAGGCTGACTTCAGGAAAGAAAGGGCTGAAGTTTTCTCTTTGGTCAGGTTATTGAGCTCCTCTCTCGAGCTGACGCAGCTAGGGAGTATGAAGCAATACGAACAGCGAGTTCAGGCCATTGAGAGATATAATTCAAGAGAAGAATACATTTTACCACTTAATGCTTTTCTTTGTTGCATAAATGGAACTGTGATGACTAATCCTGTCAGCCTTTGTACTGGCACTACATGTGAGAGAGCTGCCATTGCAGATTGGTTTGAGAGTGGTAAGAGAACAGACCCTCATACTAAAATTTTAACACTTACGTATAAACTACTAAACCCGCCTCTAAGTTAA
- the LOC115725229 gene encoding protein ROOT HAIR DEFECTIVE 3-like isoform X2 — MGPQSSGNSTLLNNLFNTNFKEMDAFRGRSQTTKGIWLAKCAGIEPCTVVMDLEGTDGRERGEDDTAFEMQSALFALVVSDI; from the exons ATGGGTCCACAAAGTAGTG GAAACAGTActttattgaataatttattcAACACCAACTTCAAAGAGATGGATGCTTTTAGGGGAAG GTCTCAAACTACTAAAGGTATTTGGTTAGCGAAATGTGCCGGTATCGAGCCCTGTACAGTTGTTATGGATTTAGAGGGAACAGATGGAAGAGAAAGAGGAGAG GATGATACAGCATTTGAGATGCAGAGTGCTCTTTTTGCTCTTGTTGTTTCAGATATTTGA